Part of the Drosophila santomea strain STO CAGO 1482 chromosome 2L, Prin_Dsan_1.1, whole genome shotgun sequence genome is shown below.
ACGGCAAAAATGGAAGCCCAGGGTGTCTGCGTCATCCCCAATGCCAGCATTCGATCGGCAGTTCGCGATGAATCCAATTTGAAGTTGGAGTTAAACAATGGTATGACTTTAATGTCGGACGTGGTGGTTGTCTGCGTGGGCTGCACGCCAAACACGGATCTGGCGGGACCCAGCAGACTAGAGGTGGACAGAAGTCTCGGTGGGTTTGTGGTCAATGCAGAGCTGGAGGCCAGGCGGAATCTGTACGTGGCCGGTGATGCTTCCTGCTTCTTCGATCCTCTGCTGGGCAGGCGACGGGTGGAGCACCATGATCACTCGGTGGTCTCCGGTCGGCTGGCCGGCGAGAACATGACTGGAGCAAGTAAGTTGCTGCGCTTATAGTTATTAAACGAAGCAGTGTAATATTAACCGTTCCTTTTGCAGAAAAACCATATCAACATCAGAGCATGTTTTGGTCCGACCTAGGTCCAGAGATCGGGTACGAGGGTATCGGCTTGGTGGATTCTTCGCTACCCACCGTTGGTGTGTTCGCCCTGCCCTCGGACTCCGGCACGCGCGTCGACCAACTGGCTGAGTCCAGTGATTCCGAGGTGGTGGAGACCAATACGAGTTCCAACACGTCGTCGAAATCCGATGACGGGGCTAGCCCAGATGGCGTTACCTGTGATCCCGATGAGGCGGGCAACTATGGCAAGGGTGTAATATTCTACTTGAAGAACGACAAGATCGTCGGCATCCTGCTGTGGAACCTCTTCAATCGGATAGGCTTAGCTAGGACAATAATCAATCAGAATAAGAAGTATGATGACCTCAATGAGGTGGCCAAACTATTCGAGATTCACGCGTAGAGAACAGAGAGTCCCTAGGGACCAAGGAGAAGATCTGGCTATCCTGATGTGCTTATCAGCATGCACCAAACAGAAACGATCCAAACCGAATGCCTTTAACTGTGTTTACTGTGTACatttgcaactgcaactaGATACGAACGGCAATGGCGCAATGCCTCagaaattttagttttattatttttggaatAAATCTTATTTTGTAGTCAACGACATTGATTCGGTTATGTAGCAGCCCAGTGCATATCTGcatgtaaatattaaaaaagtcGTAGACAAGCGGATTTCTGTTGAATTGTGTGTAACTTCGTAATAAACAAAGCGCCAAAAAGTTGTTGACAAAAAATTGACCGTAACACCTAAACTGTTTATATTATTCATTTCACTGTTGAAACACCCGCTTTTTGATCTTGAGGCACTCATTATTTAACTAATCTTAAGGGTTTTTGtcttgatttttatttaaataaagcgTAAGAACTTTGGAACCTCATTTTTTAATCATGTAGcctatttgtttgttttgcgaGTTGTCACAACGTTCCTGATATAAAACTCGAAAATAGGTATTTTTCAGAATTTTCCAAGAATTGTCTTTTGAGCCATCTGCCTTCCAAAGGACTTGCACCTGGCTTATTAGGGTTAGCAAGATTAGCGGCCGAATAGGCTGAATAACGCTAGGATCAATAAAATTCGCGATATATCTGCTTAAGTAGGATCCTACCTGGCTTTTGCCTAAGGTTACTTATTAGGGCAACTGGGATTACCGGCCAATTGGTAGGTAGAGCGCAAAGGACGGGCGGTCCATAAACAGGTAAATCTTTGTGATATATAAACTTTGTGCTGAGACCAGCAGGACATCAGTTCCTTCTCGACAGTCCAATCATGAAGTACCGCATGTTGAACAAACGCAAGCAGGCGACTCCCTCGCCAGTGAGACAATCCGACACAGAAGACGTGTCCATGGCCAACCACAGTGCTTTGGAACtggaggcagcagcagcactctTGTTGCTCCGCTACCAATATGATCGGCAAGTGTGCAACAACATTATATCCTACACGGAGTCCTGTTCTCCGACTCCACCGCCGGCAGTTGCCGATAACACGACGCCAAGGGATCAGACTGTTCGTCCTCCAGTCGCCAGCCAGCCGTTGAAGAAACGCTCCATACCATCGCACCTACTCAGGAGATCCCTGACACCGGCCAAATCCGAGACTTCGGTGAGCAACAAGTCGATAGTCAAGGCCAAAACAAGGACTCCAATTCCCAGTAAAGAGCGCAACTGCAACAGGTCCTTGCTCAAGTCCTGCagaaatatgattcgcgaGTTTTTGGACAATCAGGAGCTTATCTAAACAAAGTTAAACTACGTATCCTATtctacatttttaaatttaatcaaatcaaGATTTTAGAAATCTTCGCTAAAAACGCCACAGTGAATTGCACGATTGCAGAAAAGAACAAtcaatgaatttttaaaaacgaTGTAGCCCAGTAAATAAAAATCCCACTTAAGGCCCAAGAAAGATAAAGCCGATCCTTGGGATCTTGGATTTcacttttcaatttatttattgcatataaatttgtttccttttttttatacatatataaattatgtaTTGATCGAAAGATAACGTTTTCAATGGAAGAACAGGTATTGTGGCGACACTAGAGTGCTAATTATTAGCTATTGGCGGTGTTTAAACTTAAGGCGTACgaaaaacaaatagaaaattaTCTTTACCGTAGATCTAcacaataattaataattacagTTGCACTACAGGCTAAATGTATGAACGTGCATTGATGATATCTCTTCCTTACTCTGTTCACTCCGTTTAATGTAATTAATAAAGTGCTTCAAATGTACATTTTCTattgttttcattgtttttttttagctggTGAGTGGGTTGTGGGCGGCGGGTGGTGGGAGAGTGGTGGTAAGATCGTAAGCGGTTTTACAAACTAAAGTTGTTAATGCTTAAATGAACACCTTCAtttgctgctactgctgctgggCTGCCATTTGATTGCAGCCACTTAAACTAAcgtacaaataataataataaaaataagagcAATAGAAAACTAatgtgtatacatatatgcttgTATCATTGCTATGTTAAAATGGAAGCCAATGTTTTTCTATCTGTATTTCTTGTTGCAGTGTATCTAGGGCTAGGGGctcaattgaaattgaattttgaaaGCTCTTTTTTCTGGCTGATCTTGAAGCAAGAGCAGCCCCATCCTCGTATGAAGGATTGCAAAACTGTTTCAGCTTCGCCTTTTGGAGCTGCTCCATTTTCGTTAGCATTCAGCCAATGTGAATCAAAGATAATTCTGTTGTTATCACAAGAAATCAATTTGTCTTGTTGTATACAAAAACTCTTTCTATGCTGATTTGtatattaattaacaatttcgACAACAATTCAAATTTCATATTTCCTTCACTTTCTTTCGATTTTAacaatgtttgtttttgttttttgttcttttttttgttttcataaatCTGAAACCATTGTTGAGGCAACATTTGTAAAGCTCAAAGGTGGCAACACTTACGGTCTAAGCTACTGGCTAATTTATACTCCTTATTCTCTACTCATTACTTATATGATTGGTTATGGTTAggcatatttttgtttgtttgataAATGTAGAAATTGGCACATAATCGAAGGCTGCGCTGCGCCGGCTCAAGAAATCTACTTACAACAACGAAATTACATGCACTCTGTGTTCGCTTAGCTTAGCTTAATAAATACGCTTGATgtgtaaaataaatgtatgtatgattgtgtgtttgtttatgcAGATGTGATTTCTATATACAGAAAGTTGAACAGGTCGTTTGACACCCGCAAAGAAAGCATAAAACAGCAGAATATCAAGTTTCGTGTAAGGAAGTACAAGCATGTTTTCTTATTTCCTCATGAAATTGCTACAAATTCTCCAAAAATCAGTTATCCGTTTCGTTTGCATTCTAAGCGACCCATCCTAACCGAAAGGCATCCAGATTTATATCCAGCAGAGTGTCTGTCTATGTGCCTGTGCGCTTGTTGTGCTGGTCCCACTTTATTTAGCTCAGGTAATGTTGTGTGTGTTCAGGAGGGAGTGGAAGATGGAAGTAGTGCGGTGATTGTCTCATGACACTTCTCCTCCTACTGCTGCATATGTCGGAAGGAGTCCTCCGACTCACCGCCATTGCAATCGCTTTCCATGGGCACTGGCTGTGCTTGTTCACTGGCCTGATCCATGGGCCTGGGTGAGCTGCTGGCATTGGAGGCGCCTCCCTGCTGGTCTTCGTGCTTGGGGGATTGTCCCGCTGGCGAAGCGGCTACCTGGTGTTCGTTGTATCGTATTAACTTGATGGTCGTCAGGCCGTCAGCGTTGCGAATGAGTCTGCAGAGCGAAAGCTTAATTAGCcaaatgattttaaaatgtgATATTAAAAGCAATTCACTTACGGATAACAGTCCTCGTTGCTGGTAGCAGTGCTCTTGCTGCTCACACTGAGGTCCGTGGGCTTCAGATCCTCGCCAGCGCTTTCCGAACCCGATCCCGAGCCATTCTCCAATTTTAGGGGATGGAACTGGAACTTGTCGGGTCCTCCAACAGCGGATGGGGTGTTCAGGGCAGGGGAATTGGGTGGCGGACCAGCTGCCGCCGCCGAAAGGTAGTGGAAGGCTCCATTGATGGCGTGCATGAAGAGCGGCGATGTGGGTGGTGGACCGTAGGCCGCAGCAGCCGCTGCTGCCACCGCTGCAACGGCGGGCAGGCTCATTGGACCATTCCGCGAGGCGGGGCGCTGTGGCGattgatgttgttgctgctgggactgctgctgctgctgagtATTCCAGTTCTGGCCAGCAGGACTTCCAGGTGCCTGACTGCTGCCCTGTGGCATTGATGGGGTGCCGCCGTTTCCATTCGTCGGTGTCGACTGACGCAAGAGCGATATATTCTTGATGTTCTTCAGCTCCGTGGGATTGCGCAGAAACTGATAGCAATGTCGCTCGCCCTGCACTTTGCGCAGTATATTTACCCTGTAGTAATAACGCAGGGCACGCGACATCTTGTCGTAATTCATGGACAGATGGTTCTTCTGGATGCCCCACAACTTGGCCAGTCCGGCGGGATCAACGATCTTGAAGACTCCCGTATCGCGGCACTTCCAGGCTATCAGATCGCTGTACTTCTGGTTGCGATCGTTCAGCAGCTGTTGCAAAAAGTCCCACAGCAGGCGGCCATCTGCAATAAACAAATAAGAATAGAGGTTAGTCCTTGTTTAGGTAAGAACTTCATTTAACAACTTACTTGTATTAGGCTCAGAATTCTCGGGGAAGAACTCCCTCTTTGCTTTGTACATATAACTGGGCGTGGTCGGTGCGGAGATGGATCCTCCAGCAGGGGTCACAACTGGACCAGCAGTATTATCCAGGGTCAGCTTCTGgggcaattgttgttgctgctgctgttgctgctgctgctgcaactggtGCTGCTGCGCCTGAGCAGCTACTGCGGCCACGGCAGcagcctgttgctgctgctgctgttgttgctgctgtgacCATGAGTTCACAAAACTATTCGTGAGCTGTTGCGTCCAATTGGGCTTAATATCTTTCAGTATGGGTGTTCCTGGCGGACTGGCCGTGCTGTAGGAGAGTGGTGCTGGTGGCAACTTGCTCACGCCACCACTGGTCTCGGAGTACTCCTCATCGGAATCAGAGTGATTACTGCTGGCACTGCTAATACCCTTCATGGGCATAATGTTCGGCTGGGAGCCATTGCTGCCGGTGCTGCTGGCACTCGACGATGTGGCATTGCTGGTGTTTGTGGCTCCTCCTGCAGCTGGTGCTGGTCCTCCTGCTGATCCTGGTGCTCCTCCAGTGGCTCCTCCATTTTGGTAAGGTGCCTGTGGTGGACTACTCGCCTGGGAATCCACTGAGGGCGGAGGACTCAGCGTAACCGAGTTCGGCGCCATGAAATGGTGACCTGCTAGACTGTGAGCAGAGCTGTGGAAGGGACTGTTCTCCGGAGGAGCATTCAGCGGTGGCCACGTGGGCGTCGGCGGATGGCTGTGCGGCGACAGGGGATAACGACTGGTGGGCGTCACTGGACTGTTGGGCAGATGCCACTGCATCATGTGGGACTCTATGATCAACATCTGCAGCACATTGTGGAGCACATCTCCTGCCCCAGGACACCTGTGACCGAAGTCCGCTCGTGTCAGCAAGCACAGCGCCTTGCCGTTCATTTGGAAGAGATCAAAATCGAGTTTGGGGAGATCGAATTCGCGGACGCAGAACCGCAGAAAGACAAGCACATCCTCGCGGCTCCAGAGGCGCGGATCGGAAGGCAGGGATGGGGGCAGTTGTGTCTTAAGCTCCGCCAGCTGGCTGGACGGCGCCGGAGGACAGCGCCACAGCACATCGCTCCAGATGCCGGGATTCAGCGAGTTCAATGATAACTGTACTGGgagcattttcattttggacATGCAGCCACAGTGTGTAAGGAAATGTCCTGGTCAGCGGATCCGTATCAGTGAGTTAGTGGAAGCCACTGGAATTGCTTTTAAGCGGCGTTATCTAAAAATGAATAAGATACAAAGTTTGACATCAGTTAAATGGCATAAGTAAGCATtagatatataattatatatgtacaaggAATTCCATTTTTAGTGTAAGCGATTAAAAGAGCAATGTGAGTAATTGGTATCAAGCTGGAATAatatttacaacattttttatcttttttttagACATAATTGTGAGTAATCCATGTAAATGTTGACCATCGTGAATCACATCGATTCAAAGCActctaaatttaattattctCTATGCTGactttttgttgtattttttgaTCCTTTTGAATGTGTATTAAGACAcgtttataaatgtttaagGCACTATAACTCAAACCGTACATTTCTTCACAGCGCCATTTGAATCATTTAGAGCgaaacttttgtttattttaaattctgGGTAAAGCAGATATGGAAAACTACCACGGATTCGGGCACGGATGCCAAACACACGGTTCCTCTGGCGGTTCAAAGTTCACTACTGAGTAATATCCAACGCAAAAGGATGTGGCCAATGGATGTTGTTGATCACTCGTCGACACACTTCCGCCAGAGAAATATCTAAGCGGACACATCACCTAGTCGGGAACGGGGACGGGAACGGGGAGGGGTAGTAGGTAGGGGTAGCCAGTGTATCCCGCTCCCAGACGCCACACATACCGATCCGATGCGATCCGGTCCGATTCGATCCGTCAACGGGAGCGAGCGGGAGAGCGACACTCAGACAGACATTCGCATTCCAACCAAATCAGATTTCTTCATAATCGTCGCGGGGCAGCCGATGGACGGAGgatgaaataaacaaataatatatcTCTTCGATGCCGACGcacgaacaacaaaaacaacagaagCAACAGAAACGCGACCAAACGATCTATTTGCGCGTGTGAGCGTGATGGTACAGCGATATATGGCATATAGCGGGCAAGCGCATCCGAACACTACTTGGCGCAAACTGGCGGCGGGATCTCGATCTCGGAGAGCGCAGAGCGTGACTCACTGGCAGCGGCAGAGGCTGAGACTGAGGCGGAGACTGAGACCGGGGCAGCGCAGCAGAGGATCAGGCAGCGGCAGAGGTCTGGACCGGACCTCTCTCGCTCTTCCTCTTCGATATCTCCGCTCAGCGGGCATCTtcggcggcagcggcaacggcagcggcagcagcagcagcagcgggatCGCCAGCAACACACCCCCGCAGCGACCGAGGCGCAGGCAGACGAGAGGGGAAGAGCAAGAGCGGGAGAAGATcgttccaaaaaaaaaaggttcaACCACAACGAACTGGGGAATGCGCTACACGGAGAAAAAGTAAAACCCGTCACATAGGCACTTGTATTGTTGAACTGAAAATGTATCTAACTTTGTTTTCACAAACCATTGCtgtattattattgattaCTAGCTTTTTATTGCATGCCCATCTAAGCCTACCTCGTGTGCATGCCCAACAATTGGCGCCCAATGTGGGGCCCAACCTTAAGTCCCATTTAGGCACTTCCGCTATCATATCCGGATACTTAATATAATAACAGTTGACAATTCACACCTCGACAAAAGAAATtcgtaaataataaaatttccaCAGCCTTGGTTTCAATTTCACTTCCTGGTGATATTTTGAAAGCGGCGATAGAGGTTGCcaaagaataaaaataaatcttgAAAAGTGTAAAGTAACGTGATAAGAAACCTTTCAGATAAACTGGAGGAGTTTGAATTTTAGCTGAGGTTCCTAGAGCATTTCTTAGTCGCTAAAGCCAAAGTGGACGGCAGCtttttaattgtaaatttctcAATATGGTAATTTCCACCAAAAATGTGTGATGTCTTCGGGTGTATGGGTGTGCATGGGCGGCGGTACACTGCCGTTCCGGATGTGTACAAACCGATCGCAGACACACAAAAACCGAAAGACGTATACACACATGGCGGTGGTGATCATTTGCTGTAAAGATTTCAACATAAGCGAATGTATTGATGGCACACGGCGAGGGGCGAAAGGGGGGGCGCGGCCGAGTCGAACGTCTCTCGAAACTTGAAAGCCGTGCCCATTGCCCACTCTCGTATcttgctgcagcagcagcaaacggAAGTGCACATTCCAAGCAGCAAACCCGTTTCCAAAAGCAGCGGCCGGAGAAGAGGGAGTGGGATGGGAGCGACCCGTGTTGGAGAAAGACGCTGCTGCGATGGGGCAACTAATAAATCCGCCAGTGGGTAAAGAGAGCAGCAAGTCTCAGTCGGTGGATCGAAATGATGATGAAGAGTTGGGGAGCTTGGCGAGAAGGCATCAGCTAAACATGGTCGACCCTATCCACAGACAATTGATGGAAAATACCAAAACcatgtttttttctttaaatgtTAGGACCTCAGATCGTTGGTGCTAGTTGGTCGTCCTCTGCTGTACTTATTCCCACTTATAGCCGGACCAGACGTTTTCGCTGCACACATGTTCAGATTTATCTCGCATCTCTCCTCACCGACTTGGATCCGACTGCGACTGCCTCGCTCTCCCGAAAGAAACTTCCTCATTCTCCGGGAAGCGCTTTCAACAAGTGAGCGCTGCCGAGTGCGCCAGAAAGGGAGGGCAAGAACAAGAAATATTTGTGGCGGCGTTGGGGAAAAATGAGGGGAGGAGGGTTGGGGCGGAGtatgatggcgatgatgatgaggatgataATAATCGccttgaatattttattgtgcATGTAGAGGGCTTAGAGGGGGTCTATCCGATCCACAAAAGATCCGACCTATTTGTTTTTGAAGAGAGCTAGAGGTAAATGCTGATGCCCCGCCGCTGATTGTGCACACTCCACATACAGGCACAcaccacactcacactcacaccaGTACGATC
Proteins encoded:
- the LOC120458640 gene encoding uncharacterized protein LOC120458640; its protein translation is MKYRMLNKRKQATPSPVRQSDTEDVSMANHSALELEAAAALLLLRYQYDRQVCNNIISYTESCSPTPPPAVADNTTPRDQTVRPPVASQPLKKRSIPSHLLRRSLTPAKSETSVSNKSIVKAKTRTPIPSKERNCNRSLLKSCRNMIREFLDNQELI
- the LOC120458639 gene encoding ets DNA-binding protein pokkuri; amino-acid sequence: MSKMKMLPVQLSLNSLNPGIWSDVLWRCPPAPSSQLAELKTQLPPSLPSDPRLWSREDVLVFLRFCVREFDLPKLDFDLFQMNGKALCLLTRADFGHRCPGAGDVLHNVLQMLIIESHMMQWHLPNSPVTPTSRYPLSPHSHPPTPTWPPLNAPPENSPFHSSAHSLAGHHFMAPNSVTLSPPPSVDSQASSPPQAPYQNGGATGGAPGSAGGPAPAAGGATNTSNATSSSASSTGSNGSQPNIMPMKGISSASSNHSDSDEEYSETSGGVSKLPPAPLSYSTASPPGTPILKDIKPNWTQQLTNSFVNSWSQQQQQQQQQQAAAVAAVAAQAQQHQLQQQQQQQQQQQLPQKLTLDNTAGPVVTPAGGSISAPTTPSYMYKAKREFFPENSEPNTNGRLLWDFLQQLLNDRNQKYSDLIAWKCRDTGVFKIVDPAGLAKLWGIQKNHLSMNYDKMSRALRYYYRVNILRKVQGERHCYQFLRNPTELKNIKNISLLRQSTPTNGNGGTPSMPQGSSQAPGSPAGQNWNTQQQQQSQQQQHQSPQRPASRNGPMSLPAVAAVAAAAAAAYGPPPTSPLFMHAINGAFHYLSAAAAGPPPNSPALNTPSAVGGPDKFQFHPLKLENGSGSGSESAGEDLKPTDLSVSSKSTATSNEDCYPLIRNADGLTTIKLIRYNEHQVAASPAGQSPKHEDQQGGASNASSSPRPMDQASEQAQPVPMESDCNGGESEDSFRHMQQ